Proteins from a genomic interval of Hallerella porci:
- a CDS encoding type III restriction-modification system endonuclease: MKIQFKYQQFQADAAKAVCDVFAGQPYLESSYLMDSGTTKLFGGSVPAQRGVTGFCNQRLAPELSDFKVLANLQAVQSANLLPQSDKLEGHYNLTIEMETGTGKTYTYIKTMYELNRAYGWTKFIVVVPSIAIREGVYKSFQIMQEHFLEEYGKSIRFFIYNSQNLTEIDHFASDSHINVMIINSQAFNATGKDARRIRMKLDEFRSRRPIDVIANTNPILIIDEPQSVEGKKTKEGLAEFQPLLTLRYSATHRKDAIYNMVYRLDAMDAYNKHLVKKISVKGITVSGSTATEGYLYLEGVQVFTDKAPVATLEFDCKGKGGLLKKKAHVTKGFNLYEQSGGLEEYKDGYTVTDVNGNDSSVTFTNGKKIYAGDCVGVVNEEQLRRIQIRETIISHFERERALFGKGIKVLSLFFIDEVKKYRDYDAPDEMGIYARMFEEEYETIRKSMQQDLLESPEYFEFLEKTDAHKAHAGYFSIDKSKKGGGRFVDSKVARGSSDSDDIDAYDLIMKDKERLLSREEPVRFIFSHSALKEGWDNQNVFQICTLKSSASEVRKRQEVGRGLRLCVNQNGERMDESVLGGDVHSVNVLTVIANESYEDFAKALQTEMAETIGSRPVKVTIDLFKGKSFTSESGEKLFVTDDFAQTVYDALLECGYVKKGALTDKYRTDKAAGTLCLCEEVAPYSASICGVLDTLYDADAIKPEDARKNNVELRLNKSKYNSKEFKELWQKINAKSAYVVDFETDELVRKSVDALNANLRVTKIFFRVSQGSLDKIKSKEQLDAGNAFKMESTESRAAVATANSSVKYDLIGKIVEDTGLTRKTVGEILSKIQKPVFDQFQENPEEFIIKASRLINEQKATVIIEHITYNKLESSYETSIFTDNTMKGRLGMNACETHQHLYDHLIYDSSNERDFAQKLETSKEVSLYIKLPKGFFINTPVGKYNPDWAIAFHEGEVKHVYFVAETKGSMSTMELREIESAKIKCARKHFAAISSDSVTYDVVDSYERLLDLVK, translated from the coding sequence ATGAAAATCCAGTTCAAGTACCAGCAGTTCCAGGCGGATGCCGCGAAGGCCGTTTGCGATGTTTTCGCGGGGCAGCCCTACCTGGAATCGAGCTACTTGATGGATTCGGGGACGACCAAGCTCTTTGGCGGCAGTGTGCCTGCGCAGAGGGGCGTGACCGGTTTTTGCAACCAGCGTCTGGCGCCCGAGCTGAGTGATTTCAAGGTGCTTGCGAACTTGCAGGCAGTGCAGTCTGCGAATCTTTTGCCGCAGTCCGACAAACTGGAAGGCCATTACAACCTGACCATCGAAATGGAAACGGGTACGGGCAAGACCTATACCTACATCAAGACGATGTACGAGCTGAACCGCGCCTACGGCTGGACCAAGTTTATCGTGGTGGTACCGAGCATCGCCATTCGCGAGGGTGTCTATAAGTCGTTCCAGATTATGCAGGAACATTTTCTGGAAGAATACGGAAAGTCTATCCGGTTCTTTATCTATAACTCGCAGAACTTGACCGAGATTGACCACTTTGCGTCGGACAGCCACATCAACGTGATGATTATTAACTCGCAGGCGTTCAACGCTACGGGCAAGGATGCGCGCCGTATCCGCATGAAGCTGGACGAGTTCCGCAGCCGCCGCCCGATTGATGTGATTGCGAACACGAACCCGATTCTGATTATTGACGAGCCGCAGAGTGTCGAAGGCAAGAAGACGAAAGAGGGCCTTGCGGAATTCCAGCCGCTGTTGACCTTGCGCTATTCGGCGACTCACCGCAAGGACGCCATCTACAACATGGTTTACCGCCTCGATGCGATGGATGCCTACAACAAGCACCTGGTCAAAAAGATTAGTGTCAAGGGCATTACGGTGAGCGGTTCTACGGCGACCGAGGGCTACTTGTACTTGGAAGGCGTTCAGGTGTTTACGGACAAGGCTCCTGTCGCGACTCTTGAATTTGATTGCAAGGGCAAGGGTGGCCTGCTCAAGAAAAAGGCCCATGTCACGAAGGGTTTTAATCTTTACGAACAGTCGGGTGGTCTCGAAGAATACAAGGACGGCTATACTGTTACCGACGTGAACGGCAATGATTCTTCTGTGACTTTCACGAACGGCAAGAAGATTTATGCCGGAGACTGCGTGGGTGTGGTGAACGAGGAACAGTTGCGTCGGATTCAGATTCGCGAAACGATTATTTCGCATTTCGAGCGCGAACGTGCACTTTTCGGCAAGGGCATCAAGGTGCTTTCGCTGTTCTTCATTGACGAGGTCAAGAAGTATCGTGATTATGACGCTCCGGATGAAATGGGCATTTACGCCAGAATGTTCGAAGAAGAATATGAAACCATTCGCAAGTCGATGCAGCAGGATTTGCTGGAGAGTCCGGAGTATTTTGAATTCCTAGAAAAGACGGATGCCCACAAGGCACATGCGGGGTATTTCTCCATCGACAAGAGCAAGAAGGGCGGCGGTCGCTTTGTGGATAGCAAGGTTGCCCGCGGGTCATCGGATTCCGACGATATCGACGCCTATGACTTGATCATGAAGGACAAGGAACGCCTGCTTTCGCGCGAAGAACCGGTGCGGTTTATCTTTAGCCATTCTGCATTGAAGGAAGGTTGGGACAATCAGAACGTTTTCCAGATATGCACGCTCAAGAGCAGCGCTTCGGAAGTCCGCAAGCGGCAAGAAGTGGGCCGCGGCTTGCGTTTATGCGTAAATCAGAACGGCGAACGCATGGATGAAAGCGTCTTGGGCGGTGATGTGCATTCGGTGAATGTGCTGACGGTTATCGCGAACGAGAGTTACGAGGATTTCGCGAAGGCGTTGCAAACCGAAATGGCGGAAACGATTGGCAGCCGCCCGGTCAAGGTGACGATAGACCTGTTCAAGGGAAAGTCGTTTACTTCGGAATCTGGCGAAAAGCTTTTTGTGACGGATGACTTTGCGCAGACGGTTTACGATGCTTTGCTGGAATGCGGCTATGTGAAGAAGGGCGCTTTGACAGACAAGTATCGCACGGACAAGGCTGCGGGTACGCTATGCCTTTGCGAAGAAGTTGCTCCTTATTCTGCAAGCATTTGTGGCGTTCTTGATACGCTTTACGATGCCGATGCGATTAAGCCCGAAGATGCCCGCAAGAACAATGTGGAACTGCGCCTGAACAAGAGCAAGTACAATTCCAAGGAGTTCAAGGAACTCTGGCAGAAGATTAATGCGAAGTCTGCTTACGTGGTGGATTTCGAGACGGATGAACTTGTCCGTAAGTCGGTCGATGCGCTGAATGCGAATTTACGCGTGACGAAGATTTTCTTCAGGGTGTCGCAGGGCTCTCTGGACAAAATCAAGTCCAAGGAGCAACTAGATGCGGGTAACGCTTTCAAGATGGAATCTACGGAATCCAGGGCCGCCGTCGCTACCGCAAATTCCAGCGTCAAGTATGATTTGATTGGAAAAATTGTCGAAGATACGGGACTTACCCGTAAGACGGTCGGCGAAATTCTGAGCAAAATCCAGAAGCCCGTCTTTGACCAGTTCCAGGAAAACCCCGAAGAGTTTATTATCAAGGCTAGTCGCCTAATCAACGAGCAGAAGGCGACCGTCATCATTGAGCATATTACGTATAACAAGCTGGAATCCAGTTACGAGACGAGCATCTTTACCGATAACACGATGAAGGGACGCCTCGGTATGAATGCTTGCGAAACGCACCAGCATTTATACGACCACTTGATTTACGATTCCAGTAACGAACGCGACTTCGCACAGAAACTGGAAACGAGCAAGGAAGTTTCGCTGTATATCAAGCTGCCCAAGGGATTCTTTATCAATACGCCCGTTGGCAAGTATAATCCCGACTGGGCAATTGCCTTCCATGAGGGCGAAGTCAAACACGTGTATTTTGTTGCCGAAACCAAGGGCTCTATGAGCACTATGGAACTCCGCGAAATCGAATCCGCCAAAATCAAGTGCGCCCGCAAACATTTCGCTGCCATTTCCAGCGACTCCGTCACCTACGACGTGGTAGATTCCTACGAACGCTTGCTGGATTTGGTGAAGTAA
- a CDS encoding DUF3990 domain-containing protein: protein MIVYHGSIQVVQKPDINHSYRPLDFGMGFYVTTVREQAIRWAERKSKIYDGASPVLNIYEMSDFTSDLSVKTFPEDLTEWINFVCKCRDGALDYKDYDVIVGKVANDKVFRVVDMYHSGIWDLDRALREIKVYPHYDQIAFITQKAIDSLLTFVSGEEA, encoded by the coding sequence ATGATTGTTTACCATGGTTCAATACAGGTCGTGCAGAAGCCTGATATCAATCATTCCTATAGGCCCCTTGATTTCGGGATGGGGTTCTATGTGACTACCGTTCGCGAGCAGGCTATCCGTTGGGCCGAAAGAAAGTCAAAAATTTATGATGGTGCGAGTCCTGTTCTGAACATCTACGAGATGTCGGATTTTACAAGCGATTTATCGGTAAAGACTTTTCCAGAAGATTTGACTGAATGGATAAATTTTGTCTGCAAGTGCCGAGATGGGGCTTTGGATTACAAGGATTACGACGTTATCGTAGGCAAGGTCGCGAACGACAAGGTTTTCCGTGTGGTAGATATGTATCATTCGGGAATCTGGGATTTAGACCGTGCCTTGAGAGAAATCAAGGTGTATCCGCATTACGACCAGATTGCCTTCATTACGCAGAAAGCGATTGATTCGTTGCTGACGTTTGTTTCTGGCGAAGAGGCTTAG
- a CDS encoding DUF3791 domain-containing protein — MIQDSFEFVVYMIHACANKWNQLPSAVYKKLRDSGCIQKFLVPNYEIMHTQGTDFVVSDIEEYLKVRKVAI, encoded by the coding sequence ATGATTCAGGATTCATTCGAATTTGTCGTGTATATGATTCACGCTTGCGCGAACAAGTGGAATCAGCTGCCGTCCGCCGTATATAAAAAACTTAGGGATTCTGGTTGTATTCAAAAGTTTCTTGTCCCCAATTACGAAATAATGCACACGCAGGGGACTGATTTTGTCGTGAGCGATATTGAGGAATATTTGAAAGTCCGCAAGGTAGCCATATGA
- a CDS encoding DUF262 domain-containing protein produces the protein MSTKISGKEYQISQIFSSAFDFHIPSYQRPYAWGTEEASTLFEDLYGFYKSERSEENYFLGSTVLIKEEDKPRADVIDGQQRLTTLTILLSVLTTHFSKTEIVSDYQSYLREPGRPSQGLAASPRLHLREKDQPFFERYIQEFQLSDLLALDKASLATESQKHILENAEIFEKKIHDKEMTEEDLLKFGSFILMRCFLVVVSTPTQKSAYRVFSVMNNRGLDLLPIDIIKADVIGKIEESRQDGYTKKWEELEIDATRNGFNDVISHMRMIFIKAKAKKTVLEEFSESILPRFNPADLIDNYLTPYTEAYCILKKKDYIATRNAEQVNNYLYWLNKIDNSDWMPTAIKFFAGKKDDSDYILWFVKKLERLAAYLQITSQDVNHRIERYAKILAEMEVNPNHSKDAKISSIELTEDEKRKFMNVLSGNVYDEMAKRRNYIILRLDSFVASAGASYDPAILTIEHVLPQTVDPESEWATTWPDAETRKNWVHKIGNLIPLTRKHNSAAQNFDFEKKKEKYFKSKNGVTSYALATQVLSESSWTLEVVENRQERLINTFRTNWEL, from the coding sequence ATGAGTACAAAAATTTCGGGCAAAGAATACCAAATCTCGCAGATTTTTAGTTCTGCATTTGACTTTCATATTCCTTCTTATCAGCGTCCATACGCATGGGGAACTGAAGAAGCTTCAACCTTATTTGAGGATTTATACGGCTTCTATAAATCGGAGCGAAGTGAGGAAAATTATTTCCTTGGATCTACAGTTCTTATCAAAGAAGAGGATAAGCCAAGAGCTGATGTAATAGATGGTCAACAGCGTTTAACTACATTGACTATCCTACTTTCTGTCCTTACTACTCATTTTTCAAAAACTGAAATTGTATCAGATTACCAAAGTTATTTAAGGGAGCCTGGTCGTCCGTCACAAGGATTAGCAGCATCACCTAGATTACACTTGCGTGAAAAAGATCAACCATTTTTTGAAAGATATATTCAAGAATTTCAACTTTCTGATTTGTTGGCTTTGGATAAGGCTTCTTTGGCTACGGAGTCGCAAAAGCATATTTTAGAAAATGCTGAGATTTTTGAAAAGAAAATCCATGATAAAGAAATGACCGAAGAGGATCTCCTTAAATTTGGTTCGTTCATCTTAATGAGATGTTTCTTGGTGGTTGTTTCGACGCCAACACAAAAATCTGCATATCGTGTGTTTTCTGTGATGAATAATCGAGGCTTGGATTTACTTCCGATTGATATTATCAAGGCTGATGTTATTGGGAAAATAGAAGAAAGTCGGCAAGATGGTTATACAAAAAAATGGGAAGAATTGGAAATTGATGCTACAAGAAATGGCTTCAACGATGTTATTTCTCATATGCGAATGATTTTCATAAAAGCCAAAGCGAAGAAAACGGTTTTAGAGGAATTTAGCGAGTCTATTCTACCGAGATTTAATCCCGCTGATTTGATAGATAATTATTTGACCCCTTATACAGAAGCATATTGCATTCTTAAGAAAAAAGACTATATCGCGACAAGGAATGCTGAACAAGTAAATAATTATTTGTATTGGTTGAATAAAATTGACAACTCGGATTGGATGCCTACAGCAATAAAATTTTTTGCGGGAAAGAAAGACGATTCAGATTATATCCTTTGGTTCGTGAAGAAACTGGAACGTTTGGCAGCATATTTGCAGATTACTTCTCAGGATGTAAATCATCGAATTGAACGATATGCTAAAATTCTGGCCGAAATGGAAGTGAACCCCAATCATTCTAAAGATGCGAAGATAAGTTCAATTGAACTAACTGAAGATGAAAAACGAAAATTTATGAATGTATTGAGCGGAAACGTTTATGACGAGATGGCTAAAAGGAGAAATTATATAATACTCAGATTGGATAGCTTTGTTGCCAGTGCTGGGGCGTCTTATGATCCCGCCATTCTTACTATTGAACATGTTTTGCCACAAACAGTAGATCCAGAATCTGAATGGGCTACTACTTGGCCCGATGCAGAAACCCGGAAAAATTGGGTTCATAAAATTGGAAATTTGATACCGTTAACCAGAAAGCATAATTCTGCTGCGCAAAATTTTGACTTCGAGAAGAAAAAAGAAAAATATTTCAAGTCAAAGAATGGTGTAACTTCCTATGCTCTGGCAACGCAAGTTTTGAGCGAAAGTTCATGGACATTAGAGGTTGTGGAAAATCGACAAGAAAGATTGATTAATACTTTCAGAACGAATTGGGAACTTTAA